A single window of Pseudomonas benzenivorans DNA harbors:
- a CDS encoding YfbU family protein, protein MKITDGEKLIILMLSELYEKLEVRGEIEPDFIRSAIFSNNTWSIPWKYAGIPFDEQDTPEIVKEVLSILDMWSFIERSYGELTDDEKAFVEAGAAPFGKDPKFRGFDGNNEAEYMGTASFLVNELDRFSEFKERYFNSHCPMVEAYSRMLSMYEPIIKEQHYQSLSAQSLVSILKELVHPERQGKA, encoded by the coding sequence ATGAAAATCACAGACGGCGAGAAACTAATAATTTTGATGCTGAGTGAGCTATACGAGAAGCTGGAAGTTAGAGGGGAGATCGAACCCGACTTCATAAGATCCGCAATTTTCAGCAATAATACATGGAGTATTCCATGGAAGTACGCCGGCATCCCATTCGATGAACAAGACACACCTGAAATCGTAAAGGAAGTGTTGAGTATACTTGACATGTGGAGCTTTATCGAAAGAAGTTACGGCGAACTTACAGATGATGAAAAGGCTTTTGTAGAGGCAGGGGCAGCTCCTTTTGGAAAAGACCCAAAGTTTCGGGGCTTCGATGGAAACAATGAAGCAGAATATATGGGGACAGCCTCTTTCCTCGTTAATGAGTTAGATAGGTTTTCAGAGTTCAAAGAAAGGTACTTTAACTCGCACTGCCCTATGGTTGAAGCGTACAGCCGAATGCTTTCTATGTATGAGCCAATCATTAAAGAGCAGCACTATCAGTCACTCTCCGCGCAAAGTCTTGTCAGCATTCTGAAAGAGTTAGTCCATCCTGAAAGACAGGGAAAAGCCTAA